In bacterium, a single window of DNA contains:
- a CDS encoding ABC-three component system protein: MSGNIPLRDQKILCLRSGNRCAIPECHKELIINKTQGDCESIIGEMAHIKGENPNSARYDADMTDKERNCYDNLILVCGNCHKMIDDQVNTYTIGKLCQIKKQHEKWINESTEKEVVNVTFAELNVVTRYLNSGQFVPSESFTIIPPREKIKKNSLSGEIERLITIGITQVNQVRHFIDNCPDAEFGERLKQRFVEEYERLKKEEELSGDDLFFSLFDFASGKSNEFREKAAGLTVLVYLFELCEVFEK, from the coding sequence ATGAGCGGAAATATTCCCCTTCGAGACCAGAAAATCCTTTGCTTAAGAAGTGGCAACCGATGTGCTATTCCAGAATGCCATAAGGAGCTTATCATCAATAAGACCCAAGGCGACTGTGAATCCATAATTGGAGAGATGGCACACATTAAGGGTGAAAATCCCAATTCAGCCCGCTACGATGCTGACATGACCGATAAAGAACGTAACTGCTACGATAATCTGATCCTGGTCTGCGGGAACTGCCATAAGATGATTGATGACCAGGTGAATACTTATACCATCGGGAAGCTGTGCCAAATCAAAAAACAGCACGAAAAATGGATTAACGAATCCACTGAAAAGGAAGTAGTAAATGTTACCTTTGCTGAGCTGAATGTTGTTACGAGGTATTTGAACTCAGGCCAATTTGTTCCCAGTGAATCCTTTACAATTATTCCACCGAGAGAAAAAATTAAAAAGAACTCTCTTTCAGGAGAGATAGAAAGACTAATAACGATAGGAATTACCCAAGTCAATCAGGTTCGGCATTTTATCGATAATTGCCCTGATGCGGAGTTCGGAGAGCGGCTTAAGCAAAGGTTTGTTGAGGAGTACGAACGCCTGAAAAAAGAAGAAGAGCTTTCAGGGGATGATTTATTTTTCAGCCTTTTTGACTTTGCGTCAGGAAAAAGCAATGAGTTTCGAGAAAAGGCTGCCGGTCTGACAGTTTTAGTATATTTGTTTGAATTATGCGAGGTATTCGAGAAATGA
- a CDS encoding ABC-three component system protein, which yields MIHSITCDKESFKNVRFNPGFNVILAERTEESTKKDSRNGLGKSTLIEIIHFCLGGNKGETLSKHELDDWTFTLDIDLAGKRYSVTRNTLANKVAIEGDCSDWPIKPELDKKHGKQIITNSNWKRVLGVLMFGLEPSYDDMKYAPTFRSLISYFIRHNGQSGAFLNPFQHFKNQIEWDKQINNAFLLDLGWEYAARWQVLKDRIRVLDQIKQEAKSGVLANLVGTIGEIEALKIRLESQVRQEEEQLNSFKVHPQYREIENRANELTYKIHELTNANIDEKRLLEHYEKSLQDEVEAKPESVTRVYQEAGLVLPDSIKQRLDEVLSFHKQVVANRKEFLINEIEQIRNAIAKREQQIQSLSDERAELMQILKKHGALEEYTQLQNNHQKTVAELKDVDIKLANLRKFEQGRSAVAVEQEILQQQVITDLNERKTQKERAILLFNSNSQALYQSPGILSIDISKTGFKFNVKIERSGSHGIGNMKIFCYDLMLAQLWSRKENSPGLLVHDSIIFADVDERQKALALEVAAKESERLGFQYICTMNSDNIPSKDFSPAFQFDKYVRLTLTDATEDGGLLGIRF from the coding sequence ATGATCCACTCAATTACCTGTGATAAGGAATCCTTCAAAAATGTCCGGTTTAATCCTGGCTTTAATGTCATTCTTGCTGAAAGAACCGAGGAATCCACCAAGAAAGACTCCAGGAATGGCCTTGGCAAGTCGACCTTGATTGAGATCATACATTTTTGTTTGGGCGGCAATAAAGGAGAGACCTTATCAAAGCATGAATTGGATGACTGGACCTTTACATTGGACATTGATTTAGCCGGTAAAAGGTATTCTGTAACGCGAAACACTCTTGCTAATAAAGTAGCCATAGAAGGTGATTGCTCAGATTGGCCCATAAAACCGGAACTGGATAAAAAACATGGGAAGCAGATAATCACTAACAGTAATTGGAAAAGGGTATTAGGCGTTTTAATGTTTGGGCTCGAACCTTCGTATGATGATATGAAATATGCGCCAACATTCAGAAGCCTGATTTCCTATTTTATACGGCATAATGGCCAAAGTGGAGCATTCCTTAATCCTTTCCAGCATTTTAAAAATCAAATAGAATGGGATAAACAAATAAACAATGCATTCTTACTGGACCTTGGCTGGGAGTATGCTGCCAGATGGCAGGTACTTAAGGACAGGATAAGAGTTCTTGATCAGATAAAGCAGGAGGCAAAATCAGGGGTTCTTGCTAATCTCGTCGGCACGATAGGAGAGATTGAAGCATTAAAAATCAGACTGGAATCCCAGGTAAGGCAGGAAGAAGAGCAACTAAACAGTTTCAAAGTTCACCCCCAATATAGAGAGATCGAGAACCGGGCTAATGAATTAACATACAAGATTCATGAGTTAACTAACGCAAATATTGATGAGAAAAGGCTTCTTGAGCATTATGAGAAAAGCTTGCAGGATGAGGTTGAAGCGAAGCCGGAATCAGTAACCAGGGTTTATCAAGAGGCAGGATTAGTATTACCGGATTCTATAAAACAAAGGTTAGATGAGGTATTATCCTTCCATAAGCAAGTGGTAGCCAATAGGAAAGAGTTCCTGATAAATGAGATTGAACAAATAAGGAATGCAATTGCAAAGAGAGAGCAACAAATTCAAAGCCTCTCTGATGAGCGTGCAGAGCTGATGCAAATTTTGAAAAAGCATGGGGCACTGGAAGAATATACCCAATTACAGAATAATCACCAAAAGACCGTTGCCGAGCTTAAAGATGTTGACATTAAGCTTGCAAACTTACGGAAATTTGAGCAGGGACGAAGCGCGGTCGCAGTTGAACAGGAAATCTTGCAGCAACAGGTTATTACAGATTTAAACGAGAGAAAGACCCAAAAAGAGAGGGCTATTTTACTCTTTAATTCCAATTCGCAAGCCCTTTACCAGAGTCCGGGGATACTATCGATTGATATTTCAAAAACAGGATTTAAGTTTAATGTAAAGATTGAAAGGTCTGGCAGCCACGGTATCGGCAATATGAAAATTTTCTGTTATGACCTTATGCTGGCACAGCTTTGGTCAAGAAAGGAGAATAGCCCCGGACTGCTGGTCCATGACAGCATCATTTTTGCTGACGTTGATGAACGGCAAAAGGCTTTAGCCCTGGAAGTGGCCGCAAAAGAGTCTGAAAGGCTTGGGTTTCAGTATATATGCACTATGAATTCTGATAATATCCCATCAAAAGATTTTAGCCCGGCTTTCCAGTTTGATAAGTATGTAAGATTAACCTTGACTGATGCCACCGAAGACGGCGGCCTTCTGGGTATAAGGTTCTGA
- a CDS encoding toll/interleukin-1 receptor domain-containing protein: IPTFIRTLPDWLFSASSAGDLFSLCALCPLYIISLAYVSAIRFNIFISYSSKDIEDIMPVNILLKSIQDTDVFIADESLAPGTEISNELINKISKTDIFIVFFSTNSAKSNYVQQEIGVARANNKLIIPIVLDGTKPTGMLTGINYLDLSNQQKYQAEIGRLYNFINSNIQQKKQNQLILVLGLLGLGYLMLNNSNSKKLMEQR; encoded by the coding sequence ATATCCCGACTTTCATCAGGACCTTGCCGGATTGGTTGTTCTCTGCGTCTTCTGCGGGAGATCTTTTTTCCCTGTGTGCTTTGTGTCCTCTCTATATTATAAGCTTGGCTTATGTAAGTGCCATTCGGTTTAACATATTTATTAGCTACAGCTCGAAGGATATCGAAGATATAATGCCTGTGAATATTTTACTAAAGTCTATTCAAGATACAGATGTTTTCATTGCTGATGAATCCTTGGCTCCAGGAACTGAAATAAGTAACGAGCTAATAAATAAGATTAGTAAGACAGACATATTTATTGTTTTTTTCAGTACAAACTCAGCTAAATCAAATTATGTCCAGCAGGAAATTGGTGTAGCAAGGGCTAATAATAAATTGATAATTCCTATAGTGTTAGACGGCACAAAGCCGACTGGAATGCTTACGGGCATAAACTACCTTGACTTATCAAATCAACAAAAATACCAAGCAGAGATAGGACGACTATATAATTTTATTAATTCAAATATTCAGCAAAAAAAGCAAAATCAACTTATTCTAGTATTAGGATTATTAGGTTTGGGTTATCTAATGCTTAATAATAGTAATAGTAAAAAGCTTATGGAACAAAGATGA
- a CDS encoding restriction endonuclease subunit S, with protein MMQQLKSKFKETEIGKIPEDWEEAIFSEVVDINPIRELKKNVESKFISMGDIERYNKKIQGYIFKKYKGGSKFINHDTLMARITPCLENGKTAYVDILSDGEIGTGSTEFIVLSAKEGKTISEFVYYLAISPEIRTKTIKSMTGTSGRQRVENDVFDTIIINLPFPKEQKSITKILSDLDSKIELNQQMNKTLEAIGQAIFKRWFIDFEFPNEEGKPYKSSGGEMVYNDELEEEIPKGWEALPFSEVVNVNPSRRLKKGTVTKKVGMADLQPWQSWIQSYQIAEYSSGPKFKNGDILFARITPSLEHGKTALVSILAEDEIAFGTTEFIIFSPKVIPSSVYIFNLVRDAKVREIAIGAMTGSSGRQRVPNECFDHIMLPVPPEQLVNRFDNKVSVMYKRISNSAREIDCFTQLRDSLLPKLMSGKIRVSVPG; from the coding sequence ATGATGCAGCAGTTAAAATCAAAGTTCAAAGAAACTGAGATAGGAAAAATTCCTGAAGATTGGGAAGAAGCCATATTTTCTGAGGTTGTGGATATAAACCCTATCAGGGAATTGAAAAAAAATGTAGAATCAAAATTTATATCTATGGGAGATATTGAAAGGTATAATAAAAAGATACAAGGATATATTTTTAAGAAATACAAGGGCGGTTCTAAATTTATAAATCATGATACACTAATGGCCAGGATTACTCCTTGCTTAGAAAATGGGAAAACTGCTTACGTGGATATTTTAAGTGATGGCGAAATAGGGACTGGCTCGACTGAATTTATAGTCTTATCTGCTAAAGAAGGGAAGACAATTTCTGAATTTGTATATTATTTAGCAATATCTCCTGAAATAAGGACTAAAACAATTAAATCTATGACTGGAACCTCTGGTAGGCAAAGAGTTGAGAATGATGTTTTTGATACAATAATAATTAACCTTCCTTTTCCCAAAGAGCAAAAGTCAATTACCAAAATTCTCTCTGACTTAGACTCTAAAATCGAGCTCAATCAACAAATGAACAAAACCCTTGAAGCAATTGGCCAGGCAATCTTCAAGCGATGGTTCATTGATTTTGAATTTCCGAACGAGGAAGGCAAGCCATATAAATCAAGCGGCGGCGAAATGGTTTATAATGATGAGTTAGAAGAGGAGATACCGAAGGGGTGGGAGGCTCTACCGTTTTCTGAAGTAGTAAATGTAAATCCTTCCAGAAGGCTAAAAAAAGGGACTGTTACAAAGAAAGTCGGAATGGCTGATTTGCAGCCTTGGCAATCTTGGATACAATCATATCAAATAGCAGAATACAGCTCTGGACCCAAATTTAAGAATGGCGATATCCTTTTTGCAAGGATCACTCCCAGTTTAGAACATGGTAAAACTGCACTCGTATCCATTTTAGCAGAAGATGAGATTGCTTTTGGCACTACTGAATTTATCATCTTTTCTCCAAAGGTTATTCCGTCAAGTGTTTATATTTTCAATTTGGTGAGGGATGCAAAGGTAAGAGAAATAGCTATAGGTGCTATGACCGGATCTTCGGGAAGGCAGAGAGTACCTAATGAATGCTTTGATCACATTATGCTCCCTGTACCTCCTGAACAACTAGTGAATAGATTTGATAATAAGGTTTCTGTAATGTATAAAAGAATTTCAAACAGTGCCAGAGAAATTGATTGTTTCACCCAACTCCGTGACTCCCTCCTCCCCAAACTAATGTCCGGGAAAATAAGAGTCAGCGTTCCGGGGTAG
- a CDS encoding ABC-three component system middle component 6 translates to MILPTKHINLSNSLLGVGAAILNCMNKDKTVSLLWDEARTFPEVRTFERFTLGLDLLFILGMIDFRDGLLRKIKK, encoded by the coding sequence ATGATACTCCCGACGAAGCATATCAACCTGTCAAATTCATTACTGGGAGTGGGGGCGGCAATTTTGAATTGCATGAACAAAGACAAGACTGTTTCCTTATTATGGGATGAGGCCCGTACATTTCCAGAAGTGAGGACCTTTGAGCGATTCACTCTTGGACTGGATCTCTTGTTTATCTTAGGAATGATTGACTTCCGGGATGGCTTGTTAAGGAAGATTAAAAAATGA